The Reichenbachiella carrageenanivorans region GTTCGTACAAAGAGCCCCCGTGTACAATAGTAAAGGTGCTGGTGTCAGTAGGAACAACATTCTCGAACATTTCAGGGTCAAAGCCATTGTGTATCACGATGCCTTTAGTAGAGCTAAATTCATTGATTTTGTTTTTCCAGTCTTCGCTAGTAATGGAGAAAAATGCTGCTTTAGAAAGCCATTTTTTCCAGTAGAATTTAGTGATGGCATCCTGTATTTTTTCAGTTACATTTGGCTTGTAATTTTTATGGATAACTCTATTGTTCCAGAGGTCTCGGAAATCAAGAATGTAGGGGATTTTAAAATTTTCATGCAGGGTGTGACACAATCGTAGATGGTGATGTGGGGAGAAAATCCCCAACATACAGTCATAGTGATTGGCAGACAAAATCTCATTACAGTGCTTTAAATACGATTTGTAATTACCTATCATTTGGGGGTCATTGTCTAAATATCCACTCACCCACCTCAATAGAATTCCTAGTTTGTTAAGGAACGGAATTTTTTCAAATTGGACTCTCCATTTTGGTGTCAACTCTAACCCCTTTGGAATTCGTATGACTCGACCGTAAGCTAGCTTTTCATGTCTTACTTCTTTGCAGTCGGGAGAGCCCCAGTCATGTGTGACCAAAGTGGGCTCTATGCCGAATTTGGAAAAATGTTTTAAGTAGGCGTTGGCGCGATACGAGGCAATGACATCAAAGGGCAAGGCATGGTAGGAAAATATGATGATTTTTTTCATAGATTTGGCTGCCTGATTTATTTAAAGATAGATTGTA contains the following coding sequences:
- a CDS encoding glycosyltransferase family protein — its product is MKKIIIFSYHALPFDVIASYRANAYLKHFSKFGIEPTLVTHDWGSPDCKEVRHEKLAYGRVIRIPKGLELTPKWRVQFEKIPFLNKLGILLRWVSGYLDNDPQMIGNYKSYLKHCNEILSANHYDCMLGIFSPHHHLRLCHTLHENFKIPYILDFRDLWNNRVIHKNYKPNVTEKIQDAITKFYWKKWLSKAAFFSITSEDWKNKINEFSSTKGIVIHNGFDPEMFENVVPTDTSTFTIVHGGSLYEHQKLNIFLEGCKQFIEKEKPKNFKVKFIGADRGNAFPGQLSGFMYNPVDRIYSLLDKNYCEVTKRIPKQELAQEITNCQLLLFPSLPDSPGTHLGKIFDYVGSKKNILMIPDDNSVVGEMVRETKAGVICNESEEVCKRLTQLHKEWISNGYLKYEGNIKLINKYSRATQVQELALKIHQFMS